One segment of Halalkalicoccus tibetensis DNA contains the following:
- a CDS encoding NfeD family protein yields the protein MVEILGESLPLVLLVIGVLLTIAEALAPGAHLIVLGVALVVAGLVGLALGPFIGGGALAVALAATVLLVGGVSLFAYRELDLYGGKGTGRTSDSASLKGRTGRVTERVSPTGGQIKLTGGGFNPYYTARSMEGEIEEGEEVFVIDPGGGNVLTVESMGAVEDEIDRELDLGRVTDASEAELEDGSVERER from the coding sequence ATGGTAGAGATCCTCGGGGAGTCGCTGCCGCTCGTGCTCCTGGTGATCGGGGTGCTCCTCACGATCGCCGAAGCCCTCGCTCCCGGTGCCCACCTGATCGTCCTCGGGGTCGCGCTCGTCGTCGCCGGGCTGGTCGGGCTGGCGCTCGGTCCCTTCATCGGCGGCGGCGCGCTCGCGGTCGCGCTCGCGGCGACGGTGCTGTTGGTCGGGGGCGTCTCGCTGTTCGCCTACCGCGAGCTCGACCTCTACGGCGGCAAGGGGACGGGTCGGACGAGCGATTCGGCCTCGCTCAAGGGCCGAACGGGGCGGGTCACCGAGCGCGTCTCGCCCACGGGCGGCCAGATCAAGCTCACCGGCGGCGGCTTCAACCCCTACTACACCGCCCGATCGATGGAGGGGGAGATCGAGGAGGGCGAGGAGGTGTTCGTGATCGACCCCGGCGGCGGGAACGTCCTCACCGTCGAGTCGATGGGCGCGGTCGAGGACGAGATCGACCGCGAGCTCGATCTCGGGCGGGTGACCGACGCCTCCGAGGCCGAGCTCGAGGACGGATCGGTCGAACGCGAACGGTAG
- a CDS encoding SPFH domain-containing protein: MFPVVPLQAALTLTFVALLLLFLAIVTVWQMVEIVDATEKRALTVFGEYRKLLEPGIHFIPPFVSATHHFDMRTQTLDVPRQEAITRDNSPVTADAVVYIKVMDAKKAFLEVDDYKKAVSNLAQTTLRAVLGDMELDDTLSKREEINAKIRTELDEPTDEWGIRVESVEVREVNPSQDVQRAMEQQTSAERKRRAMILEAQGERRSAVETAEGDKQSNIIRAQGEKQSQILEAQGDAVSTVLRAKSAESMGERAVIEKGMETLESIGQGESSTFIMPQELTSLVGRYGKHLTGSDTKLDEGQLDSLDFDEETRQMLGLDNIDEILGQIDEEADLDVQEMEQEAQAIKEGEDMDTIQDADEVIGGMDNEFEGRDDEEWEEREEIGTDPETETETETN; this comes from the coding sequence ATGTTCCCCGTGGTACCGCTGCAGGCAGCACTCACGCTGACGTTCGTCGCGTTGTTACTCCTGTTTCTCGCCATCGTCACCGTCTGGCAGATGGTCGAGATCGTCGACGCGACCGAGAAGCGCGCGTTGACCGTCTTCGGCGAGTACCGCAAACTCCTCGAGCCGGGCATCCACTTCATCCCGCCGTTCGTCTCCGCGACCCACCACTTCGACATGCGGACACAGACGCTCGACGTCCCCCGTCAGGAGGCGATCACACGGGACAACTCGCCCGTCACCGCGGACGCCGTCGTCTACATCAAGGTGATGGACGCGAAGAAGGCCTTTCTGGAGGTCGACGACTACAAGAAGGCCGTCTCGAACCTCGCCCAGACCACGCTGCGAGCCGTTCTGGGCGACATGGAGCTCGACGACACGCTGAGCAAGCGCGAGGAGATCAACGCGAAGATCCGCACCGAGCTCGACGAGCCCACCGACGAGTGGGGCATTCGAGTGGAGTCGGTCGAAGTCAGGGAGGTGAACCCCAGCCAGGACGTCCAGCGCGCGATGGAGCAACAGACCTCCGCGGAGCGCAAGCGACGGGCGATGATCCTCGAGGCGCAGGGTGAACGGCGCTCGGCGGTCGAGACCGCAGAGGGTGACAAGCAGTCGAACATCATCCGCGCACAGGGTGAGAAACAGAGCCAGATCCTCGAGGCACAGGGTGACGCGGTCTCGACCGTTCTGAGGGCGAAATCCGCCGAGTCGATGGGCGAGCGCGCAGTCATCGAGAAGGGGATGGAGACCCTCGAATCGATCGGCCAGGGCGAGTCGAGCACGTTCATCATGCCCCAGGAGCTCACCTCGCTGGTCGGCCGCTACGGCAAGCACCTCACCGGCAGCGACACCAAACTCGACGAGGGCCAGCTCGACAGCCTCGACTTCGACGAGGAGACCCGACAGATGCTCGGGCTCGACAACATCGACGAGATCCTCGGACAGATCGACGAGGAGGCCGACCTCGACGTCCAGGAGATGGAGCAGGAGGCCCAGGCGATCAAGGAGGGCGAGGACATGGACACCATCCAGGACGCAGACGAGGTCATCGGTGGGATGGACAACGAGTTCGAGGGCCGCGACGACGAGGAGTGGGAGGAGCGAGAGGAGATCGGGACGGATCCCGAAACCGAGACCGAAACGGAGACGAACTGA
- a CDS encoding winged helix-turn-helix transcriptional regulator, with product MAEPGREPVDGDKRTTLRRFAALGAASPLAAFVGSSSDSDARSAIAGYVSSTPGAHFSKIRDDLSLGTGETQHHLRRLVDAGAIESHMDGEYRRYFPAEKFSEFERRALGYLRRETPRGMVIALLANPTTTGSTIAERLGVSSATVSNTAADLEEAGLLSREDGYALERPETFISLLVRYADSFGDRTAEFADRADELIRYDP from the coding sequence ATGGCCGAGCCGGGGCGCGAGCCCGTCGACGGGGACAAACGCACGACGCTGCGGCGCTTCGCCGCGCTGGGAGCGGCGAGCCCGCTCGCGGCGTTCGTCGGGTCGAGCTCCGACAGCGACGCCCGCTCGGCGATCGCGGGCTACGTCTCCTCGACGCCCGGCGCGCACTTCTCGAAGATCCGCGACGACCTCTCGCTGGGGACCGGCGAGACCCAACACCACCTCCGACGACTGGTCGACGCGGGCGCGATCGAGAGCCACATGGACGGGGAGTACCGCCGGTACTTCCCCGCCGAGAAGTTCTCGGAGTTCGAGCGCCGGGCGCTCGGCTACCTCCGCCGGGAGACCCCCCGAGGGATGGTGATCGCGCTGCTCGCGAACCCGACGACGACCGGCAGCACGATCGCAGAACGCCTCGGGGTCTCCTCGGCGACGGTGAGCAACACGGCGGCGGACCTCGAGGAGGCGGGCCTGCTCAGTCGCGAGGACGGATACGCGCTCGAACGACCCGAGACGTTCATCTCGCTTCTGGTCCGCTATGCCGACTCGTTCGGCGATCGGACGGCGGAGTTCGCCGACCGAGCCGACGAGTTGATCCGGTACGACCCGTAG
- a CDS encoding inosine/xanthosine triphosphatase, translating into MNVAVGSGNPVKRSAVERVFESASVEARPVDTGVSEQPVGHAETITGARTRARRSFGPEVAYAVGLEGGVAEFSASVDGAGSGDERFEGAEGLFLIMWAAVTDGRRVEVGAGPSVRLPDPIAREVASGAELGPLLDDRLGTDDLARNQGAIGVFTDGRLTRRDALAGAVACAAGPVISD; encoded by the coding sequence ATGAACGTCGCCGTCGGGAGCGGGAACCCGGTCAAACGGAGCGCCGTCGAGCGGGTCTTCGAATCGGCCAGCGTCGAGGCCCGTCCGGTCGACACCGGGGTAAGCGAACAGCCGGTCGGACACGCGGAGACGATCACCGGCGCGCGGACCCGCGCCCGGCGATCGTTCGGGCCCGAGGTGGCCTACGCCGTCGGCCTCGAGGGCGGCGTCGCCGAGTTCTCCGCGTCCGTCGACGGTGCGGGATCGGGCGACGAGCGCTTCGAGGGCGCCGAGGGACTGTTCCTGATCATGTGGGCCGCCGTCACTGACGGCAGGCGCGTCGAGGTCGGCGCCGGTCCCTCCGTCCGACTGCCCGACCCGATCGCCCGCGAGGTCGCCTCGGGCGCGGAGCTGGGTCCGCTGTTGGACGACCGTCTCGGCACCGACGACCTCGCGCGCAACCAGGGTGCGATCGGCGTCTTCACCGACGGCCGGCTCACCCGGCGGGACGCCCTCGCGGGGGCGGTCGCCTGTGCGGCCGGCCCCGTCATTTCGGATTAA
- a CDS encoding transcription initiation factor IIB codes for MSENIRERTRETENEQETEREDHSCPECSGQLINDDEHGETVCADCGLVVAEDSVDRGPEWRAFDSREKDQKSRVGAPTTNTMHDKGLSTNIDWRNKDAYGNSLGSRQRQKMQRLRKWNERFRTRDSKERNLKQALGEIDRMASALGLPDNVRETASVIYRRALNEDLLPGRSIEGVATASVYAAARQAGVPRSLDEISEVSRVEKSEVARTYRYVVRELGLEVQPADPESYVPRFASGLELSDEAEHRARQLLRNAKEKGVHSGKSPVGLAAAAVYAAALLTNEKTTQAAVSEVADISEVTIRNRYHELLEAEESVGLA; via the coding sequence ATGAGCGAGAACATCCGCGAACGAACGCGCGAGACCGAGAACGAACAGGAGACCGAACGCGAGGACCACAGCTGTCCGGAGTGTAGCGGCCAGCTCATCAACGACGACGAGCACGGCGAGACCGTCTGTGCGGACTGTGGGCTCGTCGTCGCCGAGGACTCGGTCGACCGCGGGCCCGAATGGCGCGCGTTCGACTCCCGCGAGAAGGACCAGAAGAGCCGGGTGGGGGCCCCGACCACCAACACGATGCACGACAAGGGGCTCTCGACGAACATCGACTGGCGCAACAAGGACGCCTACGGCAACTCGCTCGGCAGTCGCCAGCGCCAGAAGATGCAACGGCTCCGCAAGTGGAACGAACGCTTCCGCACCCGCGATTCCAAGGAGCGAAACCTCAAGCAGGCGCTCGGCGAGATCGACCGGATGGCCTCGGCGCTCGGCCTGCCCGACAACGTCCGGGAGACCGCCTCGGTGATCTATCGCCGGGCGCTCAACGAGGACCTGCTGCCCGGCCGCTCGATCGAGGGCGTCGCCACCGCGAGCGTCTACGCCGCCGCCCGCCAGGCGGGCGTTCCCCGGAGCCTCGACGAGATCAGCGAGGTCTCGCGCGTCGAGAAGAGCGAGGTCGCACGCACGTACCGCTACGTGGTCCGGGAGCTGGGTCTGGAGGTCCAGCCCGCCGACCCCGAGAGCTACGTCCCCCGGTTCGCCTCGGGGCTTGAGCTCTCCGACGAGGCCGAGCACCGCGCACGCCAGCTCCTGCGGAACGCGAAGGAGAAGGGCGTCCACTCGGGCAAGTCGCCCGTGGGACTCGCTGCGGCCGCGGTCTACGCCGCCGCGCTGCTGACGAACGAGAAGACGACGCAGGCTGCCGTCAGCGAGGTCGCGGACATCTCGGAGGTCACCATCCGCAACCGGTACCACGAGCTGCTGGAGGCCGAGGAGAGCGTCGGCCTCGCGTGA
- a CDS encoding type I 3-dehydroquinate dehydratase codes for MRLEFDSFTLAASTADLGDEPRAREHADCVEFRMDLSDDPLTALASYGGELPLIATNRADWEGGEAREENRLEDLARAAEFEGVGAIDLELEALESGAAGDAAAHAHDHGTTVIASAHEFEGTPGADEMRATLERASEYGGVGKLAVAADDPGDALALLSITYDLASEGKRVATMAMGEAGRHSRAVAPVYGSKIGYAPVDPDEATAPGQYDLATLRELVDRLR; via the coding sequence ATGCGCCTCGAGTTCGACTCCTTTACCCTCGCCGCCTCGACGGCCGATCTGGGCGACGAGCCCCGCGCCCGCGAGCACGCCGACTGCGTCGAGTTCCGGATGGACCTCTCGGACGACCCGCTGACAGCGCTCGCCTCCTACGGCGGCGAGCTCCCGCTGATCGCGACCAACCGTGCCGACTGGGAGGGCGGGGAGGCCCGCGAGGAGAACCGGCTGGAGGACCTCGCGCGCGCCGCGGAGTTCGAGGGCGTGGGCGCGATCGATCTCGAGCTTGAGGCCCTCGAATCGGGGGCAGCGGGCGACGCCGCGGCCCACGCGCACGATCACGGGACTACGGTGATCGCCTCGGCCCACGAGTTCGAGGGGACGCCCGGCGCCGACGAGATGCGCGCGACCCTCGAGCGGGCGAGCGAGTACGGCGGGGTCGGAAAGCTCGCGGTGGCCGCCGACGACCCGGGCGACGCCCTCGCGCTGCTGTCGATCACCTACGACCTCGCAAGCGAGGGCAAGCGGGTGGCGACGATGGCGATGGGCGAGGCTGGTCGCCACTCGCGGGCGGTCGCGCCGGTCTACGGCTCGAAGATCGGCTACGCGCCGGTCGACCCCGACGAGGCGACCGCGCCGGGACAGTACGACCTGGCGACGCTCCGGGAGCTGGTCGATCGCTTGCGATAG
- a CDS encoding carbonic anhydrase: MPDASLESLFDRNRTHAESLPEGHFDEVRDGQRPALVSICCSDSRVSQEGMWSAEEPGWVFTPSNIGNRVFERHDGELVVDGSVLYPIAHTETGTTAVVGHTGCGAVTAAYGAARGELGEEPPGIEKQVELLVPIVDEAFESGAVDPETDDAINPLVEYNVRKQVEFLAEAEEVPADERIYGFVYDFQGVYGSVPGKVYLVSVGGETDPERLREAVPEEYHDHVHSLL, encoded by the coding sequence ATGCCCGACGCATCGCTCGAGTCGCTGTTCGATCGGAACCGCACGCACGCCGAATCGCTTCCCGAGGGTCACTTCGACGAGGTCCGCGACGGACAGCGGCCCGCGCTCGTCTCGATCTGCTGTTCGGACTCGCGGGTCTCCCAGGAGGGGATGTGGAGCGCCGAGGAGCCCGGCTGGGTGTTCACCCCGAGCAACATCGGCAACCGGGTCTTCGAGCGCCACGACGGCGAGCTCGTCGTCGACGGCTCGGTGCTCTACCCGATCGCCCACACCGAGACGGGGACGACGGCCGTCGTCGGCCACACCGGCTGTGGGGCCGTGACCGCGGCCTATGGGGCCGCCCGTGGGGAGCTGGGCGAGGAGCCGCCGGGGATCGAGAAGCAGGTCGAGCTGCTCGTTCCGATCGTCGACGAGGCGTTCGAGTCGGGTGCCGTCGATCCCGAGACCGACGACGCGATCAACCCGCTGGTCGAGTACAACGTCCGCAAGCAGGTCGAGTTCCTCGCGGAGGCCGAGGAGGTACCGGCCGACGAGCGGATCTACGGCTTCGTCTACGACTTCCAGGGCGTCTACGGCTCGGTCCCGGGGAAGGTGTACCTCGTGAGCGTCGGCGGCGAGACCGACCCCGAACGGCTTCGGGAGGCGGTCCCCGAGGAGTACCACGACCACGTACACAGCCTGCTGTAG
- a CDS encoding PHP domain-containing protein, with the protein MSPEITVSVDPHVHSDGSYDGHEPVELILEHAADIGLDGVVITDHDEIDESLRAAALAPRYGLIGIPGVEVSTAHGHLLALGVEELPDSGQPFQETVETVRDMGGVAAVPHPFQRSRHGVHKRRIEDCDAVEVYNSMLFTGYRNRRARTFARRHDYPKLGASDAHYLPNVGRAYTDITIETDRGLTPADVTGETVVDALADGATHIQGKRTPIRKSTVQYAKGAVRKSSYLVTSRMPVVPTVPASMDR; encoded by the coding sequence ATGTCTCCAGAAATCACAGTCTCCGTCGATCCTCATGTACACTCCGATGGCTCCTACGACGGCCACGAGCCCGTCGAGCTCATCCTCGAACACGCCGCGGACATCGGTCTGGACGGCGTGGTGATCACCGACCACGACGAGATCGACGAGTCGCTTCGCGCGGCCGCCCTCGCCCCCCGGTACGGGCTGATCGGCATTCCCGGCGTCGAGGTCTCGACCGCCCACGGCCACCTGCTGGCCCTCGGCGTCGAGGAGCTGCCCGACTCGGGCCAGCCCTTTCAGGAGACCGTCGAGACGGTCCGCGACATGGGCGGCGTCGCCGCGGTCCCCCACCCCTTCCAGCGCTCGCGCCACGGCGTCCACAAGCGCCGGATCGAGGACTGTGACGCCGTCGAGGTGTACAACTCGATGCTCTTCACCGGCTATCGCAACCGACGCGCCAGGACGTTCGCGCGGCGCCACGACTACCCGAAGCTCGGCGCGAGCGACGCCCACTACCTCCCGAACGTCGGACGGGCCTACACCGACATCACCATCGAGACCGACCGCGGGTTGACGCCCGCCGACGTCACCGGCGAGACCGTGGTCGACGCCCTCGCCGACGGCGCGACTCACATTCAGGGCAAGCGCACCCCGATCAGAAAGAGCACCGTCCAGTACGCGAAGGGTGCGGTCCGCAAGTCCTCCTATCTCGTCACCTCGCGGATGCCGGTCGTCCCGACCGTCCCCGCCTCGATGGACCGCTAG
- a CDS encoding glycosyltransferase family A protein produces MSRALVTVTLPSLNEQRRIGDCLDSLAASIEAAPDEYAFEVIVLDSYSDDATVEIAQEHPIVDLVDFVERGILRARHRGFELARGEVVVSVDADSTYPPGFLSALLEPFEPGVSLTYGPVGGEKWGGVDASIRLALQYGLPVLGLDWVSGSNRAVRTGDYFAAGGYRLGVDGNALLRVMAEEQLLFPRRLEGRVVFVGGARSAQSARTLEQLLFLGEKEGGVEWDVIAPYGTIRRYREKLRRD; encoded by the coding sequence ATGAGTCGCGCGCTCGTCACCGTTACGCTGCCGAGCCTGAACGAGCAGCGACGGATCGGCGACTGCCTGGACTCGCTTGCGGCCTCGATCGAGGCCGCCCCCGACGAGTACGCCTTCGAGGTGATCGTGCTCGACTCCTACAGCGACGACGCGACCGTCGAGATCGCCCAGGAGCACCCGATCGTCGACCTCGTGGACTTCGTCGAGCGAGGGATCCTACGCGCGCGCCACCGCGGGTTCGAGCTCGCCCGTGGGGAGGTCGTCGTCTCGGTCGACGCCGACAGCACCTACCCGCCGGGCTTTCTGAGCGCGCTGCTCGAACCGTTCGAGCCGGGCGTCTCGCTCACCTACGGGCCGGTGGGGGGCGAGAAGTGGGGCGGCGTCGACGCCTCGATCCGCCTCGCCCTGCAGTACGGCCTGCCCGTTCTCGGGTTGGACTGGGTCAGCGGGTCGAACCGTGCGGTCCGAACCGGGGACTACTTCGCGGCCGGGGGCTATCGCCTCGGGGTCGACGGCAACGCCCTGCTGCGCGTGATGGCCGAGGAGCAGTTACTCTTCCCCCGCCGGCTCGAGGGGCGGGTCGTCTTCGTCGGGGGCGCGCGGTCCGCCCAGAGCGCGCGGACCCTCGAACAGCTGCTGTTCCTCGGGGAGAAAGAAGGGGGCGTCGAGTGGGACGTGATCGCACCCTACGGGACGATACGCCGGTACAGGGAGAAGCTGCGTCGGGATTAG
- a CDS encoding deoxyuridine 5'-triphosphate nucleotidohydrolase: MYRDGAFVGEHVTPTTGAQIQPNGVDLTLDAIFEPLEPGRITRNETEIGERQRVASMERDRKLPESYYLEPGGYVVRYDERIEIPEGHVGFVYPRSSLMRNGCMLDTAVWDAGYEGRGEGLLEVHHDVELERGARIAQLVLAEADHEGSYDGSYQGENLETPRD; encoded by the coding sequence ATGTACCGCGACGGAGCCTTCGTCGGCGAACACGTCACGCCGACGACCGGAGCACAGATCCAGCCCAACGGGGTCGACCTCACGCTCGATGCGATCTTCGAGCCCCTCGAACCCGGCCGGATCACGCGAAACGAGACGGAGATCGGCGAGCGCCAGCGCGTCGCAAGCATGGAGCGCGACCGGAAGCTGCCCGAGTCGTACTACCTCGAACCCGGCGGTTACGTCGTGCGCTACGACGAACGCATCGAGATCCCCGAGGGCCACGTGGGCTTCGTCTACCCCCGGTCGTCGCTCATGCGAAACGGCTGTATGCTCGACACCGCGGTCTGGGATGCCGGCTACGAGGGCCGCGGCGAGGGGCTTCTGGAGGTCCACCACGACGTCGAGCTCGAACGCGGCGCGCGCATCGCCCAGCTCGTCCTGGCCGAGGCCGACCACGAGGGGAGCTACGACGGCTCCTACCAGGGCGAGAACCTCGAGACGCCGCGCGACTAA
- a CDS encoding aconitate hydratase, with amino-acid sequence MGQTLTEKILDDHLLDGELETGEEIGIEIDQVLTQDTTGTMVWLQFEALDLDEVQTETAAQYCDHQTYQFDFKNTDDHRFLRSAAGTFGAHFSRPGNGICHNVHKENFAAPGKTLLGSDSHTPTPGGLGQLAIGAGGLDIAVAMGGGPYYIEMPEVVNVRLEGELPEWATAKDVILEMLRRLSVKGGVGKVLEYTGPGVETLSAPERTTITNMGTELGATTSIFPTDERTEEYLESLGRGDEYVEIGPDEDAEYDDEITVDLSDLEPLIAEPSMPDNIVPVREVAGTDVDQVIIGSCTNGGYEDILPTAKMLEGREIDMKTDMIVAPASKQASEMLAREGWTAELMAAGVNFSESTCGPCIGIGHVPGSDSVSVRTFNRNFEGRSGIEDDSVYLCSPEVATAAAIKGEIVDPRDLADELDDLEDPGFEMPDEYTGSKADLISPDEAVDDELIKGPNIGDVPLKDPLDAHIEGEALLKMEDNITTDHIVPASSDILMYRSNIPKISEFTLSRVDDTFPERAQAADGGVLVAGENYGQGSSREHAALCPMYLGIEAVFAKSFARIHKANLFNFGIVPLTIDDDTYDRIEQGDDIEIVDDVEEGIASGQNEFTVRVNDDWEATARLDASEREREIVTSGGKLSYTKQQAEEGGIGGASPADD; translated from the coding sequence ATGGGACAGACGCTAACGGAGAAGATCCTCGACGACCATCTCCTCGACGGCGAGCTCGAAACGGGCGAGGAGATCGGCATCGAGATCGACCAGGTCCTCACACAGGACACGACGGGGACGATGGTCTGGCTGCAGTTCGAGGCGCTCGATCTGGACGAGGTCCAGACCGAGACCGCCGCCCAGTACTGTGACCACCAGACCTACCAGTTCGACTTCAAGAACACCGACGACCACCGCTTCCTGCGGTCGGCCGCCGGTACCTTCGGCGCGCACTTCTCGCGACCCGGCAACGGCATCTGCCACAACGTCCACAAGGAGAACTTCGCCGCGCCCGGCAAGACGCTGCTCGGCAGCGACTCGCACACCCCGACCCCCGGCGGGCTCGGCCAGCTCGCGATCGGTGCGGGCGGGCTCGACATCGCCGTCGCGATGGGCGGGGGCCCCTACTACATCGAGATGCCGGAAGTCGTCAACGTCCGCCTCGAGGGCGAGCTGCCCGAGTGGGCGACCGCGAAGGACGTCATCCTCGAGATGCTGCGCCGGCTCTCGGTGAAGGGCGGCGTCGGCAAGGTGCTCGAGTACACCGGCCCGGGCGTCGAGACGCTCTCGGCCCCCGAGCGCACGACCATCACGAACATGGGCACGGAGCTCGGCGCGACCACCTCGATCTTCCCGACGGACGAGCGCACCGAGGAGTACCTCGAAAGCCTCGGCCGCGGCGACGAGTACGTCGAGATCGGACCCGACGAGGACGCCGAGTACGACGACGAGATCACGGTCGACCTCTCGGATCTCGAGCCGCTGATCGCCGAGCCGTCGATGCCCGACAACATCGTCCCCGTACGGGAGGTCGCGGGCACCGACGTCGACCAGGTCATCATCGGCTCCTGTACGAACGGCGGCTACGAGGACATCCTGCCGACCGCGAAGATGCTCGAGGGCCGCGAGATCGACATGAAGACCGACATGATCGTCGCGCCCGCCTCGAAGCAGGCGAGCGAGATGCTCGCCCGCGAGGGCTGGACGGCCGAGCTGATGGCCGCCGGCGTCAACTTCTCGGAGTCGACCTGTGGGCCGTGCATCGGCATCGGCCACGTCCCCGGCAGCGATTCCGTCTCGGTGCGGACGTTCAACCGCAACTTCGAGGGTCGCTCCGGTATCGAGGACGACTCGGTCTACCTCTGCTCGCCCGAGGTCGCCACCGCGGCGGCGATCAAAGGCGAGATCGTCGACCCGCGCGACCTGGCCGACGAGCTGGACGATCTGGAGGACCCCGGCTTCGAGATGCCCGACGAGTACACCGGTTCGAAGGCCGACCTCATCAGTCCCGACGAGGCCGTCGACGACGAGCTCATCAAGGGCCCGAACATCGGCGACGTCCCGCTGAAGGACCCCCTCGACGCGCACATCGAGGGTGAGGCGCTGCTGAAGATGGAGGACAACATCACGACCGACCACATCGTGCCCGCCTCCAGCGACATCCTGATGTACCGCTCGAACATCCCGAAGATCTCGGAGTTTACCCTGAGCCGGGTCGACGACACGTTCCCCGAGCGCGCACAGGCCGCAGACGGCGGCGTGCTCGTCGCCGGCGAGAACTACGGCCAGGGTAGTTCGAGGGAGCACGCCGCGCTCTGTCCGATGTATCTGGGCATCGAGGCCGTCTTCGCGAAGAGCTTCGCGCGCATCCACAAGGCGAACCTCTTCAACTTCGGCATCGTCCCGCTCACGATCGACGACGACACCTACGACCGGATCGAGCAGGGCGACGACATCGAGATCGTCGACGACGTCGAGGAGGGGATCGCCTCCGGCCAGAACGAGTTCACCGTCCGCGTGAACGACGACTGGGAGGCGACCGCCCGCCTCGACGCCAGCGAGCGCGAACGCGAGATCGTCACCTCCGGCGGCAAGCTCTCCTACACGAAACAGCAGGCAGAGGAGGGCGGCATCGGCGGCGCGAGCCCCGCCGACGACTGA
- a CDS encoding GNAT family N-acetyltransferase: MNADAVELRAATQADLLAVYRIEKASFPQPWPFSAFESFLGEPAFLVAVEGSEQGGGGRVAQTGNERVVGYLVADSVPNHGHVIGHVKDLAVAPDRRGEGIGRRLLSAGLSILAREGDARVKLEVREDNEPAIALYREFGFEIQRRIPRYYADGETALVMERSIEA; this comes from the coding sequence GTGAACGCGGACGCCGTCGAACTCAGAGCGGCCACGCAGGCCGACCTCCTCGCCGTCTACCGCATCGAGAAGGCCTCCTTTCCCCAGCCGTGGCCGTTCTCGGCGTTCGAGAGCTTCCTCGGCGAGCCCGCGTTCCTCGTCGCCGTCGAGGGCTCGGAGCAGGGGGGCGGCGGCCGGGTCGCCCAGACCGGGAACGAGCGGGTCGTCGGCTACCTCGTCGCCGACAGCGTTCCCAACCACGGGCACGTGATCGGCCACGTCAAGGACCTCGCGGTCGCGCCCGACCGGCGGGGCGAGGGGATCGGGCGCCGGCTGCTCTCGGCGGGCCTGTCGATCCTCGCCCGCGAGGGCGACGCCCGGGTCAAGCTCGAGGTCCGCGAGGACAACGAGCCCGCGATCGCGCTCTATCGGGAGTTCGGCTTCGAGATCCAGCGGCGGATCCCGCGGTACTACGCCGACGGCGAGACCGCGCTCGTGATGGAGCGTTCGATCGAGGCGTAA
- a CDS encoding DUF5810 domain-containing protein, with amino-acid sequence MGYACPVCEIPQQDETHLANHLAFSAMLGREGHEEWLDEHVPDWEGMGPEELGERAAAFATEEEFETVFEDTTGNRGGAGRFEDAVPPQRGRQAMGGEASEVLAEAEAMTREMYESEEE; translated from the coding sequence ATGGGCTACGCCTGTCCGGTCTGTGAGATCCCCCAGCAGGACGAGACGCATCTGGCGAACCACCTCGCGTTCAGCGCCATGCTCGGCCGGGAGGGCCACGAGGAGTGGCTCGACGAGCACGTCCCCGACTGGGAGGGGATGGGCCCCGAGGAGCTCGGCGAGCGGGCCGCGGCGTTCGCGACCGAGGAGGAGTTCGAGACGGTCTTCGAGGACACGACCGGAAACCGTGGAGGCGCCGGGCGCTTCGAGGACGCGGTTCCGCCCCAGCGCGGCCGCCAGGCGATGGGCGGGGAGGCAAGCGAGGTCCTCGCGGAGGCCGAGGCGATGACCCGCGAGATGTACGAATCCGAGGAGGAATAA
- a CDS encoding DUF5809 family protein: MTESHGWFAPESPEEARELWESVGPSAQVVTREVAKAMGFDREEYRERVSGEVIETARDALFASLLEVRDDSREAFEEWREGFSGEVEVMGSENVDRAVWHAFDGRAIAATYQNEPEAARGTLRRQAFGELYRPLFE; the protein is encoded by the coding sequence ATGACCGAGAGCCACGGCTGGTTCGCCCCCGAATCGCCCGAGGAGGCACGCGAGCTCTGGGAGTCGGTGGGCCCGAGCGCACAGGTCGTGACCCGCGAGGTCGCGAAGGCGATGGGGTTCGACCGCGAGGAGTACCGCGAGCGGGTCTCCGGCGAAGTGATCGAGACCGCCCGCGACGCGCTGTTCGCCTCGCTGCTCGAAGTACGGGACGACTCGCGCGAGGCGTTCGAGGAGTGGCGCGAGGGCTTCTCGGGCGAGGTCGAGGTGATGGGCAGCGAGAACGTCGATCGGGCCGTCTGGCACGCCTTCGACGGGCGGGCGATCGCGGCGACCTACCAGAACGAGCCCGAGGCCGCGCGGGGCACCCTGCGCCGGCAGGCGTTCGGCGAGCTCTACCGCCCGCTGTTCGAGTGA